In Mustela lutreola isolate mMusLut2 chromosome 1, mMusLut2.pri, whole genome shotgun sequence, one genomic interval encodes:
- the LOC131822676 gene encoding olfactory receptor 6Q1, with product MQPYSPNWTHVTEFVMVGFVGVHEARLLFFTLFLTMYLFTLVENLAIILVVALNHWLQRPMYFFLTHLSCLEIWYTSVTVPKMLAGFIGVGGGKNISYAGCLSQLFIFTFLGATECFLLAAMAYDRYVAICMPLRYGALVSWGTCIRLAAACWLGGLLTPILPIYLMSQLTFCGPNVIDHFFCDASPLLALSCSDVTLKETTDFLVSLAVLLASSTVISVSYSNIVWTLLHIRSAAERRKAFSTCVAHLTVVSLFYGTLFFMYVRTKVASSINFNKVVSVFYSIVTPMLNPLIYSLRNKEVKGALGQVFSFRSWVGQ from the coding sequence ATGCAGCCATACTCCCCAAACTGGACCCATGTAACAGAGTTTGTCATGGTGGGTTTTGTTGGGGTGCATGAAGCACGCCTCCTCTTCTTTACACTCTTTCTCACCATGTACCTGTTCACCTTGGTGGAGAACCTGGCCATCATTTTGGTGGTGGCTTTGAACCATTGGCTACAAAGacccatgtatttcttcctgaCGCACCTGTCCTGCCTTGAAATTTGGTATACTTCAGTGACAGTGCCTAAGATGCTAGCTGGTTTTATTGGGGTTGGTGGGGGCAAGAATATCTCCTATGCTGGGTGCCTGTCCCAGCTCTTCATCTTTACCTTCCTGGGGGCAACTGAGTGTTTCCTACTGGCTgccatggcctatgaccgctatgtggccatttgTATGCCACTCCGATATGGGGCCTTGGTGTCGTGGGGCACCTGCATCCGTCTGGCAGCTGCCTGTTGGCTGGGGGGCCTCCTCACACCTATTTTGCCTATCTACCTCATGTCCCAGCTGACATTTTGTGGTCCCAATGTCATCGACCACTTCTTCTGTGATGCCTCGCCCCTGCTAGCCTTGTCCTGCTCAGATGTCACCCTGAAGGAGACCACAGATTTTCTAGTCTCTCTGGCGGTGCTTCTGGCCTCCTCTACGGTCATTTCTGTGTCCTACAGCAATATCGTCTGGACGTTGCTGCATATCCGTTCAGCTGCTGAGCGCAGAAAGGCCTTCTCCACTTGTGTGGCTCACCTGACCGTGGTGAGCCTCTTCTATGGCACTCTTTTCTTTATGTATGTCCGGACCAAAGTGGCATCCTCCATCAACTTCAACAAGGTGGTGTCTGTCTTCTACTCCATTGTCACACCAATGCTCAACCCCCTCATCTACAGTCTTCGAAACAAGGAGGTGAAGGGAGCTCTGGGCCAAGTCTTTTCCTTCAGGTCTTGGGTAGGTCAGTGA